The region CGTCGGCCTTGTCCAGGAACCGGGAGTTCGCCGAGTCGCCGAGGTGCACGACCAGCGGGTCGGCGTCGTCGGGGAAGGAGAACACCGCGATCCGGTCGCCCATCAACGGGTGCCCGCCGCCCCGGAACGGCAGCACCTGGATCGTGACGTTGCGCCGATACCCCAACAGCACCAGGTGCTCCAGCTGCTGGCGCATCACGCCCGGCCCACCGACGGCGCGCCGCAGCGCGGACTCGTCGAGCACCGCCCACAACTCCAACGGGTGTTCGCCGAGCAGGCGCTGCTGCCGAGTGGAGATCACCGTCAGCCGCTCCTGCAGCTCGTCGGATCCGTGCCCGCGCGGATCGGCGGTCAGCAGCGCCTGGCTGTACTCCGCGGTCTGCAACAGCTCCGGCAGCGGATCCGCGCCGTAGCAGCTCACCGCCTTCGCCGAGGTCTCCAGGCCGAGGTAGGTCTGCAGGCCGGGGCGCTGCGCGGTGCTCGGGTACTGCTGCCACCAGCCGCGCTGCTTGGAGTCCTGCGCCAGGTCCACCAGCGCCGCGAGCTGGTCGCTGGTGGCGCCGTAGAACTCCGCCATCAGCCGCACGTCAGAGGTGCGCACCGGCACCCGGCCAAGTTCGATCT is a window of Saccharopolyspora phatthalungensis DNA encoding:
- a CDS encoding helix-turn-helix domain-containing protein → MRKSPTVHRRRLGNELRRLRETAGRTHREVAAHLDCSQGKISQIELGRVPVRTSDVRLMAEFYGATSDQLAALVDLAQDSKQRGWWQQYPSTAQRPGLQTYLGLETSAKAVSCYGADPLPELLQTAEYSQALLTADPRGHGSDELQERLTVISTRQQRLLGEHPLELWAVLDESALRRAVGGPGVMRQQLEHLVLLGYRRNVTIQVLPFRGGGHPLMGDRIAVFSFPDDADPLVVHLGDSANSRFLDKADDTGGYLKAFEQVCAQALNPKDSSAFISAVADESPA